The genome window GCGGGTTTAGGTTTTTAATATAGTTCGGGTGTAGGGCGGATAAGCGGTAGCGCATCCGCCGAATGATTATTCCTTATCGGTGTCGATCCGGTTTGACAGCATTTTCTTTATTTCTTCAACATCCATATCAGTGAGCCGGGCAATTTCTTCAATGGACATGCAGAGGTGGGGTCGGACCCGGCTAAGTGTTTGTTATTAATAGGGAATCAATTCAGAAACAGGGGGTTTTTGCTCTTAAAAGGCGCTTTTTGGGGGCAAAAAGTGCCTTTTAAGAGTTGAGATGGCATTGGTTTTCAGCTTATCAGAAATGACCACGAGTTGTTACTGTTCTTTGCCTGACAGCAGGTGCAGCGGGATTTCGACAGGTTCATTATTCAGTATTTTTCTGACCAGGGTGATGTCCAGGTTGGCTATCCGGGCGATCATTTCTTCGGACAGCCCATTTTTTTTTGCATTGCGGACCAATGTGATCACAGTTTCATGGCTGCCTTCCTGTCTGCCTTTCTGCATGCCTTCCTGTCTGAGTTTTTCTGCGGTTGTCATGGCAATATCCCCTCCTTTATCTGAAATGCAGGCAATTGATTGAACAATTTTGGCTGTTTCAATCTCGGTTGCCTGTAGTAGGTAGTTTATCACAGCTTTCTGAAACGGGGTCGGACCAGCATAACAAGCTCAAATATCATTCAATACATCCCACAAGAGCCTGTTTTAACGCCTTAGATGGTTAATGGTGAATGGTTATTGGTTATTGGTTATTCGTTAATGGTTAATGGTTAATGATAGCCGATAACTGGTAACCGATAACTGATAACTGAGATTCTCTAATGGGGTCGGACCTATATAACGCTCCGCATAACCCGCCGAGGGAAGGAGGTCGGGTTGATGCGGTTAGGAGTCTGTGTTTAATTTAGAAATTTTTTGTTGGTGGATGCTTTTTCGGTGATCAATTGGTGGATGCGCTGGCGCTTATCCACCCTACGGCTGGTGGTGGATGCGCTGGCGCTTATCCGCCCTACGCGCTACGAGATTTAATTGCTCAATTGGTGGATGCGCTGTCGCTTATCCACCCTACGCGCTACTGAGGCACGGTAAATTTGTTCTATCTATTTTTCAGGCGGGCACGGTGGCCCGCCCTACGAATGGGGAAAAACCCGATTCATCGTAGGGTCGGCCACCGTGCCGACCATAAATTCTTGATTTCATTAACCTAATACCTAATACCCAAAACCTAAAACCCGATAAATTACTTAGAAGCGTTTAAAATTTTAATGCCTATGATTCTCCCTTTGGATATTGCTGTCATGTTTTGACCGCTTAAGGGTTCAAAAGGAGCATGAAATTGGCGTCAGGGTCGCTCTAACAGCTTTTTAGCCAAGCTGTGCAGATCAGTATTTGCAAGCGCCACCACCTTTTTTTTGACTGCCCTGGAAAAATATTCCTGTTCTGTCTTGGTTAGCGGGTAACCTTCCAGCTTTTTTTTAAACAATTCCTTTTGTTTTTGAGAAAAAACCTGTGACATCGCATATTCCAGGGAAAGCTCGGTAAACCTTTCCTGCCGCAGTTTTTCTCTTTCTGCTTTTTGTTCAAAATACAATTCAAAGAGTTTTTTTACTCTTTCTGAATCAAGTTCTATATCGTTTATTTTTAAGGGGTGATTTTTAGCTAAATCGGTCTTCCTCGCTGAGACCATATATTTATCTTCCTGGGAAAGATTTTTTTTCAGATTATTCCACCATGAAAATGAAAGATGATAAAAAGAAAAAAGAGCGGCGGATAATAGCATGAGTTGATGAAAGCGGTCTTTATACGTTTTGCTTCCCAATTTCTGAGCAACCTGTTCAGGATCGAATTGATAGTTTTCACCTGCGTTTGCCAGAAGCACAGGAAATCCTTCCAAAAGCCGGGTGTCTTGGCTTTTCACTATCTCAGCCAATGTTTCATTTGCATCCTGTGAATCGCTGGGCTCGAACATGGGGAATCCGAGCTTCGATAAACGGCTCAAAAGCTCTTTGTCATTCATGGCCGTCCTTTTCCTGCAACAGCTTTAGGAAATGATCGAGATTTGATCTTAACCTTTCTTCAGCGATATCATAGGAAACCAGCTCCTTGAAGTGCGATGCAAGCAGCTTTAAATCAAGGTCTGAACGACAGGCTATGGCTAATGCCAAACAGTCCTCGAAATCAACCTTTGTCCCCCTTAACAGCTTGCTGCTGATCAAGTCGTAATGATTTAAAATTCCAACATAAAGATGAGAAAATTCAATCAAGACGGAGTGCCTGCCCTCCTCAAGCGGAGAGTCCGGAAGTTCTGTTGTATGGATGCGGTTGCCTCTGAAAATATCAAAATGGAATTGCTCGCCATGTCTTTGCCATCCAGGGCCGGTAACCGATTTATAGCCCATTGCCTTTAATTGTTTGATCAGGTAATCATACTCTGCTGGTTGAGGGACCATAAAGTCAACATCTTTGGTCGAGGCTTTCGCGCCAATCAAGGTCATGGCTGTTCCGCCGCAAGCTATTAGGTGTACCCTGCGATTCAGGAAATAATTCCAACCTTTCAAAATATCAAAAAGTTGATCTTTGTTTAAAGCATAGTGCATTTGAGTTAAAATATACAAGTTTTTGTATATATAACAACAAAAACTTGTATAAAAATATACAAAATCAATTGGAAATAGGGTCGGACCTACATAACTAACTCATAAATCGAAAAATATTTGCCACAGAAGCCTGTTTTCATTCCTTAGAATTGCCTTTCTGCAATCAAAATTGACATTGTAAGGAACTGTTGCTTCTTTCAATGCATAAGCAGCCCCTGAAACATAGTTGCTGATACGTCTGTACTTGGCCTTTATCCCAAGCTTGGCTTTGATACACTCAACAAATTCGGCGGAACCGGCTGTTACGGATTCGGTCCAGAGAAACGCGTGAGGTTGGACCAGCATAACAAGCTCAAATATCATTCAATATATCCCGAAAGAGCCTGTTTTAACTTCTTAAATGGTGAATGGTGAATGGTTATTGGTTATTGGTTAACGAATAACGATTTATTCAAGGGACGGTATCCCGTTTTCATTTAAATTGTTTTTTCGAGGTTATGGGCAGCAGGCGGAAAAGGGCGCCGGTGCATAATTGTTTTCTCATGGGCGAAATGGCAGCGGCAAAAGGTTTTTGGTGGATGCGGTTCGTTTAAGTTGGTGGTGGTGGATGCGCTTCGCTTATCCACCCTACGGTTGCTTATCCGGCCTACGGTTGTCAAAATTATAATTATTGGTGGATGCGCTGGTGATTGGTGGATGCGCTGTCGCTTATCCACCCTACGGTTGCTGCGGTTTCCAGGTTTTTGGTGGATGCGCTGGCGCTTATCCACCCTACGATTATGCTGGCTGGCGCTTATCCGGCCTACGGCTCATGTAGGTGCAGGGCTTCATGGCCCAAATTGCAAAGAAAGCGACCCGTACGCGGGGAAATGCCCATATCTGCTTGGTTTTATTCTGGTTGAAGTATGTGGCCGATTACCCATGTTGCAAAGAATTGGGGCGCCCCAGCAGGATATCTTTGGCGATCATCTGAATGCGCTGATGCAGTTTCTGACAATCTACCGGCTGTGTCCATTTTATTCTCTGAAACACATCGGCGGGGATATCATGACACAACTCTGAAATCGCGACAGGCTCCACCCACAAATCCTTTTGCCGGGCCTCTTCGATAATCTCTTCCCAATCAAACGGATATCTTCCAGCAATAAAGATGATATCGGCAAAATCTTTAGCTTCCTGCCGGCTCAGGGCACAGATTTTATTGGATAAGATATTGCGCCAGCTATCGATACGCGGAAAGATGGCACTTTCAAGGAGTTCACCGAAATGGGTTTCAAT of Desulfobacterales bacterium contains these proteins:
- a CDS encoding DUF6036 family nucleotidyltransferase gives rise to the protein MHYALNKDQLFDILKGWNYFLNRRVHLIACGGTAMTLIGAKASTKDVDFMVPQPAEYDYLIKQLKAMGYKSVTGPGWQRHGEQFHFDIFRGNRIHTTELPDSPLEEGRHSVLIEFSHLYVGILNHYDLISSKLLRGTKVDFEDCLALAIACRSDLDLKLLASHFKELVSYDIAEERLRSNLDHFLKLLQEKDGHE
- a CDS encoding nucleotidyl transferase AbiEii/AbiGii toxin family protein, producing the protein MSDPFYVNKLYPFQDTILQSIGSLTTGFYLTGGTALSRVYLEHRFSDDLDFFINNAEDFQAQVETIIGFLKKSAWRFDLGARANDFIRIFLQQDELRLKMDFVNDIETHFGELLESAIFPRIDSWRNILSNKICALSRQEAKDFADIIFIAGRYPFDWEEIIEEARQKDLWVEPVAISELCHDIPADVFQRIKWTQPVDCQKLHQRIQMIAKDILLGRPNSLQHG